In Brassica napus cultivar Da-Ae chromosome A1 unlocalized genomic scaffold, Da-Ae chrA01_Random_11, whole genome shotgun sequence, the DNA window TAAACCTCCTCTTTTTTCTTCACACTCTTTGTCTCTATGTTCATCAATTTTAAGTCAAACCtttgtatattaaaaataataacctTTTTATTGATAGAAAGCTTCTTAATCATTGCTCAACTGGTTATATCAACATAGTTTTACCGCAATATAACATTGTTTTCATTATTATGTCtgtaattaatatttgattttttaaataggtAGTTTATCACAGTTTTTTTGTATTATAATCAAATAAACTTTAACTGAACTGCACTTGTTGTTCAACACTTTACCCTCTCTACAAAAAATCTAACCTGATTTCAACGTCAAAGAAAATATTGATGTAAACACACAACTTGAGTCTTTCAAATCAGGATTCctgaaaattaatatatattaagagtagAGGTGATCCTAACTCAATAAAAGAAACTTCTCTCAAGATTcttttacaaataatttttttcttatcatcTAAAGTTCacagtttcatatatatataaagataatttcattgtgaatataaaacaaaaattataataatattcttacttatataaaatatgtatacatgtaaattattaattataattttatgaaactatatattcacatagatttttttaaaaatattatctttaattttatcgatttgtgtcaaaatTTGGACGGGCTAAAtgttgaatattaatttataggtTTCTACTGTCGTTTTTTGGGTCAAATTTCCTTCCATATAGTTTGGAACAGAAATCTCACTTATAAGCATATGGAACAATTAATGGAAAtaacattatttaatttaaaatgaatcaacATTTTACAATCTAATTCAGTTGATTCATTATACAATCTAATTCAGTTTTTTTCGTACAAGCAATCTaatctaaaatatttcaaattaaattaaCCACACAATTagataaatatcttttaataaagataaaaaaatgtattttattttttggttggttttattttattaggatTATGATTATTATTAGAAGGTAGTGGGAGTATGATTTAAGAATTAGAGTAATTAGTGTCTTCTTATTAAATGTGTgctattttggtaatttttgtTCCTGAATGCTGCTTTATCAAAAATGGaaactgaaaaatacaaaaaaaataataataaaaaaaatgaaaaagtgtACAAGGGAGAAAAGCGAatcaaaagagaagaaaagataAGCGAGGGGGAAAGAAAGCGTCCTCCATTATTGTTGACCATTTCTTCAATTCCATTTCTCTtcttctagagagagagagagagaaaactttCTCTATCTTTCtgcttagagagagagagagagtcaacACATCCTCATCCATAGTCAAACCATTCCTTAAATCGATTCTCTAACTGCTCCCTCTCCGATTCAACTCGAACGATCCCCGATTCAACTCGCTCAGCTCCAGATTCGATCGAACAATGGAGACTCCACCCGCGGAACAGCTGCTCAAGAAGATACTCGAGCTTGAGGAAAATCAGGAGCATCTGAAGCAGGAGATGTCGAGGCTCAAGGTCTCCACGGAGATTCGGCAGCGATCGCATTCGGTCTCTCCGCATCGTCCGCCGCGGAGAAACATCGGCGGCGACGGAGGTCCGTCTCCTGGAGGAAGAGCGGCGCCGCGTCGTTTCGCCACGCCTCGCCGTTGCGAAGGACAGCCGTATCCAGGTCCGATCAATCTGAGAGCTGGAGTAGGTGGAGGTCCCggcggcggcgacggcggaccGTCGGCTGGGAAGTTCACTGATAAACAGTATTTGAATATCTTGCAGTCGATGGCGCAAGCTGTTCACGCTTTCGATCTAAACATGCGAATCATCTTCTGGTGAGTAGGTTCGATCTTGTGTGAAATTGATCGAGGATTGGTTTGGGATATTATCAGAGTTAACCGGGATTGTATAATTGGTTTAGTAATTAAACCGGTTCCtctgtatatatatgtaaacagAGTAACTGACTCTGTAACAGAATAACAGAATGTCTTCTTCGATTCCTCtaacaaatatagaatgttAAGTTAGATTCATGTATTGAAGGTGTCTGCATTGTTCATTTGGTGATTGTATGATTGTTTCAGGAATGCTATGGCGGAGAAGCTTTATGGCTACTCTGCAGCAGAAGCACTTGGGGAGAATCCGATTAACGTTATTGCGGATGATCGTGACGCTGCTTTCGCTATGAATATTGCTAGGCGTTGCGTCCGTGGAGAGAGCTGGACAGGGGAGTTTCCTGTGAAGAGTAAGTCAGGGGAGAGATTCTCAGCTGTGACTACGTGTTCTCCGTTTTATGATGATGACGGGACTCTTATAGGGATCATTTGTATCACGAGTAACACGGCGCCGTATCTGAACCCGAGGATCTCTTTGGCTAAGTTAAAGGCGGAAGAAGGTGAAACGAGCTTTGTAACTGCAAGGAATAGTTTTGCTTCTAAGCTTGGTTTGGACTCCAAAGAAGCTGTTATATCGAAACTTGGTCTTGACTCTGACCAGCCTATACAAACTGCTATAGCGtcaaagatatcaaatttggttagtttaattGTTGGTTGCGTGTTACTCTCACCTTTTGTTTTTGCTGTTGCGTATTTTTGACTAGTGTTGAAATTGCAGGCGTCCAAGGTGAGCAACAAGGTAAGGTCGAAAATGCGAGCAGTGTGAGAGTAGTAGTGCTACACTCTCCGAGGGTGGCAGTGGGGATAGTCATCATTCGGATCATGGTGGGGTCTTCGGTGCTACTCACTCTGACCACAGGGACGATGCAGCGTCAAGTGGTGCCAGCACGCCAAGAGGGGATTTTGTCCAGTCTCCTTTTGGTGTATTCACATGTAACGAAGAAAAGTTTCATTCGAAGCCCTTTAAAGATTCCAGTGATGAGAGCGATGAAAAGCCTGCGATCCATAAGGTTCTCACCTCAAAAGCTGAAGAATGGATGGTTAAGAAAGGTTTGTCATGGCCGTGGAAAGGGAATGAGCAGGAAGGTTCAAAAGGAAGGCCAACTCATTCTGTATGGCCTTGGGTACAAAATGGACAAGGGAAAGATAAGACTCGCCAGATTATCCCTTCCTCTGTTGTTAAGTCTGAAAGCCTTGCCTTTGAAAGTAATAAGCCGGCTACAAATAATGAGGGAGGTAGTATGTGGTCTTCCTCTTTAAATGCAACCAGCACAAGCAGCGCTAGTAGCTGTGGAAGTACCAGCAGCAGTGTGATGAACAAGATTGATGATGCGGATAGTGATGGTCtggaatatgaaattttatgGGAGGATTTAACAATTGGAGAACAAATCGGACAAGGTGATCTATTCTCTTAAATAGATTGCCACACATCATTCTTTGTatcttcacatttttttttttttttgcgatatTCTGCCTCCCTTATGCTAACATGCATTTTTCCATTTTACAGGTTCATGTGGAACCGTCTACCACGGTCTCTGGTTTGGATCTGTAAGTTTTTGGCTGCTCGTGATATTGTAGAATAtgcatttttcatatatttatacacGCTTCCCTGATAGCTTAAAAAATTGCAAGTTTAAAGTTTTGTCTTATTGAGAGCTGGTATGTTACCGCAGGATGTAGCTGTTAAAGTGTTTTCCAAGCAGAATACTCAGAAGACGTTATACAATCTTTTAGACAGGAGGTATTGTTTTTAGTCCGTTGCCAATAATTATTGCTCTGAGTGTAGTTTTGACGAAAGATATTTGACATCTTTATTTGTTATTGGTAGAGGCAACATCTTACCTCTTTCATATCACATTACTAAGATTGATTCTTCAACTACACCAGTTTTCTGTACTAAAGCATGCTCACTTACAAACTGCATTGCATCGAATAATAGATCATTTCTGAAAACAGCTAAGTCGAAGTTTTCATTCTTTATATTGGTATTTTTGTGTGAAGGTATTGTTGATGAAAAGACTTAGACATCCTAACGTCCTGCTTTTTATGGGAGCTGTGACTTCACCTCCGCGCCTCTGTATAGTGTCCGAGTTCCTTCCACGGTCTGGTCTCATCTCTTTTAGTTACTGCTCTCACTTTTtggcctcttcggccttcaagcATGTCTCTGAACCATGCTCCTAATGATTCAAATTACTATTTGCAGTGGAAGTCTCTTTCGCCTACTACAGAGGAATGCATCAAAACTGGATTGGAGGCGGCGTATCCATATGGCTTTGGACATTGTGAGTATAGTTATACATTGGATTGACGTgtaaaatttttcatttttatgatcATTGACGATTGGACGTAGACAATTTTCTGAGGATGCTCTATTTGATAttgttgttattgttttgtGATCCTTCTTTTCTCTTTACACAGGCTCGCGGTATGAATTATCTTCACCATTGTAGTCCACCCATCGTCCATCGTGATCTGAAGTCGTCAAATCTGCTGGTAGACAAGAACTGGACCGTTAAAGTAAGATATTCATCTTAAAATACCTTTGTTTTCCCGTAATTCAGATGGATAATAAACTTTCTATcttcataaaaattatatcgCGTTCCAAACGAAGCATTAGATAAACAATACGTTTTATGTGAATGAATGAACTGGTAAAGTGAGACTCAGACCTGCAAAAAGGAACTAGAAACAACGTCAACTTACAGTGACATCTTAACAGGTAGCTGACTTTGGTCTTTCGCGTATCAAGCATGAGACATACCTAACCACCAAGTCCGGGAAGGGAACGGTACTTAACCCTAGGCTCCTTTTCGATTTGAATTCTGACTTTATAAGCCAACTTCTCACTGTGATTTTTGATTGCCTTTTTACATGTTCTGCAGCCTCAATGGATGGCACCAGAAGTTCTTCGAAATGAGTCTGCTGATGAGAAGTATATTCTCGTGTTCTGTTTGGTTACATTCCTTTGCGTAATTGTTCTGTAGCCTTCAATGCTAACTAGCTATTCTTAAATCATTGATACAGGTCTGACATTTACAGCTTTGGAGTAGTTCTCTGGGAGCTTGCCACCGAGAAGATCCCATGGGAAACTCTCAACGCTATGCAGGTATCATTTTATTTAGATAGAAGAAAGCGTCTCTACTTGCCAACTGGTCCTAAAATCTCAaacttgagaaaattttatttagaaacTAGATTTTCTGTGATATCATTTAagctaaaaataagaaaaattgtaTCTACAAAATAAGTTGTTTAATAATTCACGTTAACTCTATAAGAACCATAAAAATCATTGTACATGGTGTAATGTGTAAAGATACGAGTGAAAATGTGTTATAAATCTAGTCAAATTTATATGGATATTATTTTGCAACATCTCTACAAATTTGATGTCATGCTCCAATTGCTGCACTTCGGTACACATACACAGACCAAATGTGAAGAGATACTTATTTGAAAAATGTGCAGGTGATTGGAGCTGTCGGGTTCATGAACCAGAGGCTGGAAATTCCAAAGGACATTGATCCCTTGTGGATCGCATTAATGGAGAGCTGTTGGCACAGGTAAAAGTTTCACATACTGAACACCACTAAATCCTTACTAGAGGAATATAGCCTTTAATGGTACGGTGACATTTATTTATGCTTCTCTTTTGGTTTGTCCAACACTGTAGCGATACAAAGCTGAGACCAACATTCCAAGAACTGATGGATAAGCTAAGAGAGATGCAAAGAAAGTCTACAATACAGCTCCAAGCTAGTCGTGCTGCTTTACGTGACAACTCCCCCCTCAAGGACAACTAAAGTGAACAGAAGTTGACTCTTTTGTTCCTGAAGGCGCCATTTTAAGACAGGAAGATGTTCATGAAAACAAAGGAAGGTAGAGAATTTGATCTGTTTTTGAGCAGTAAAAAATGGGTGGGTTTAATTACAACGCGGACGAGACTGGTGAGCTGAGGCAGCCACTGGAATTGTGGGTCTGGTTCTAAAAGCAGGAAGTGATATGTTTGTGTCATTACACAACTTGCCAAAAAGAAACGTATTGGCTCAGGTTGGTTAATTAATTGTGGTGATTGGTTTTTGATATCTTTCTATCGAAGAGGCTTAAAGGAAGTGCGTGAAAGGGATTTGATGTGAAAGTTGATTGCAAAAATGTCACGTGCTTTGTATATGCACTCTCGTTGGGTAGGTGTGCAAGAGTGTCTACTTGCATATATCATTATTACTATATTTAGCGATCAACCGTGGTTGAACCATTTGATGGTTTGTACAGATGAATTGTGAGTGTGAATATTGCGACATCATTGGGGATTTTTCTAGCAATTATCAGAAATAACGgaatattttgttttgctttgcAAGTGCCTCTGTTACTATAATATCCCATAGTTTAGTACAGTTCCAAGACCAGCCCGATTTAAATTGATAAGAAGACTAAAACTTCGAACTTGAGTTAAATATTTGGATACTTGTTCTCAAACCTCACACACAAAAGAAACTGCAAGTAGTAAAAGCTGGAAAAGGCCATTCATAGAGGATATCGTGAAAGCAATTCCCTGGTCGCAGCAACGGCATCGCCTTTGTGCTCCCTTAAAGTTCTCTCCACCACATTCTTCTCTAGCTGCTCGTTTATAATGTtgacaaaacttcaaactttagGGGACGGCCACAAGAACAACGAATGTTTCAGCtagtgatgaaaaaaaaaaggaagaagctaAACCTCGAGTTCGTTAACAATGAGCTCAACATCTGCGGCATTGATCTTAACAGAAGCCAGTTCCTTTCCCTGCATATAAAGTTTCACCAACTTGTCAAAATCTCAATCAAATACATAAGACGCAAAAGATGATATTTGACAAATCTAGTCATCCTATCTTCACACACACAtcttaaacaaaaaatcaaCTCGTAAATGACATCGTACTAATTAATATCTGGCGCCAACACTATATCTAGATGTGAGTCACGTGAAGAATTAAAGCGATACTATGACATTCATTCTTCTGGTCACACGTGTACCAACAGCAAATTACATAGACATTGTACATACAGTCTATATCTCTTAGCATTTACCTCAATCTCTTAGCATTCAGATCAGCCTCCCTAGAAGCAGCAATCGAAGCCATAGCCTGAAACACGAACATTAGCCTTGTCAGCTCAATCAATTCTTTACTAAGTGAGCTAAAGATTTTAGACTAGTCGGGGGATAATGGTGAAAAGAGTAACAAACCGATTGAACACGATTAGAATCGAGCTGGCGATCCTCGACGCGATCGGTAAGCTTGTCTAAAGCTTTGCTTTGTTGCTGTAAGTCCTTTGAATCGACCATTATCTCCGCTCCAGCTTCTTCTCCTCCCTCCATTGCTTCTACCTCTTCTCTTGAGTTTCTCTGAGTGAAGTCTCCGGCTATAGAGAGGAGGTGTTCAAGGTTCGATAGTGTTCTAGCTTCAGTTTTAGCAACCCTAAAGGTTAAACAGTGCCAAAACCGAACCGGACTCCGATTCCACTACTAAACCATCGGTTAATATGTCGATCTCTTGGGCTGGGCCTTAATTAAATACTTTTGGGCTATTAAGCCCATTAAGATAGCGTACTACTTCTACAAATATCTTCCGCTCAAAATTTTCACAGTTGCGAAAAGTAAACTAACAAACTCCCAAATTTAAAAACCGCtctggagaggagagagagatgaaggaAATTCAAATTCCCAGGAAAAACTTTGCGCGCTCATCTGATCCCGCAACGAAGAGACTCATCAAGGATCCTGAGACGAAGAATCGCAAGGTAATTTCAACGTAATCAATCCTTCAATCTCCATTtcgtttcttcatcttcttcctccgcTGTAACTTCCTTCTATATGTACTGAAGGTTGCGGAGAAGAGACAGAGCGCGACCTTCTCCGACGCGTCAGTGGAAATCACGAAGGATCCATCGGATTCTACTCCGATCTCTCAGGTTTCCGTCGCGATCTCCGATTCCGAAGCCGAGGTACGCTTCCTCTCGCGCTTTAGCTAAGTTTTCTGAGATTCTCAGATCCGTTACTGTTTGCGATTGAATCTGATTCGGTGTGTGTTTAGTAACGGATAAGAACAAATCCGAGCAGTTATTTGAATCTTACGTTGCGTATCTCAGAGTTTCGTGCAAGGATCGAGCATAGACCTGTTATCAACGCCGGAGATTTCTCTTCTGGTTGATGAATCTCCAGTTTCAACCGTTACTGATAAGGATTTTCACATCGACGCTGATCAGATTCAGTCGATCGTGGACTTGCCTGCTTCCGTGGAGTCCTTGCGCGCAGAGATCAGTGACCTGAAGAAACTGATCTCTTCAGCTGAGAATCATGAAGAACGTAACTGCCTCGATGGAGTTGTTACTCGCAAATTCCGCATTGTGCTTTTGGCTTTTATCCTTTGGGTGTTTTGGCTGCGATTGTGGTCTCCGTCAGGTCAGGAGAAAGAATTGCTTACTATGGACCACTTCCAACTTGAAGGATTCAAATCACTTTACATGAATGTAAAAGGTAACTCACTTTACCAATGTTGCATCTTGACTTGCTTTCATAATCTACGCCGTGTCATTTCAAGTTATCTATCTTGAGTTGGTTTGTAGTATCTCTAGAACTTCATCACtataacatatttcaaacaaaGGATAGAACAATTctaaattctcttttttttattcttttttgaaTCGTTGAGCCACACATTCTCTAGCAAAAGTAATACAGATATCTCAATGAAGTCTTAGACATTCAAACTTCCTAGGCCTTATGATAGGGAGTTAAACCTTAAGCACATGCTGGGCCCAAACCAAGTGATCTCTCAAGATCCATTGGTAGGTTGATGGTATAGTAAGCAGGCCTTATAAGCTGCTGGTTAGTTTCATTCCTAACCAATTAATGTGATCCCCTTACACTTTATTGGCACAAGTGATATGATATTTGATCTTGTAATCATTGTGACTCGTGTTGGCTAAAAGCATAGTCTTCTCTGCATCACATATCCAATACATAGGCTTTTGTAGCATTTATGTCTCTAGGTTCTAGTCTACTTTGATGCGCACCATTCTTAGctctgtttcacctttcacgTGTTTGGCAGGCTTGTTTTCTGCTACTTCTCTCAAATTGATAAGTTTTAGATCTCACCCAAACATTTTGTATTCCATTATCATGCAAGCTGTTCCTTACTTTTTAAAGTATATTAGGCCAGACAAATCCAATGCAAAGTCCAGCCTGTGAAGCTTTTTGGGTAATTACTTGATTTGATCTTTTTCACTAATCTTTAGGATAAACTCTTGGAGGTATTAAGGGAAGGTTTCTTTTCCCTTATGGATGATGATACACAGTATTAGGATTTGGAaactatttatgtatttttttatttataaagaaaaatgaatGACAGAATAATCCAGACTGTTTTTTTACTGGAGACTAGTATTAGGCCACTAAACAccagaaaaacaaaaaactaatgTGCCATGTGTTAGAGAAAAGGAGCTCTTGTTGGTTTACTTTTGAAGTAAAGTTTCTGTGTAATTAAAGGAAAATCCAGGCTTAGTGATTTGAATTAGTGGGCACACCAATTATTGGAGAGGCATTACCTTTCTGTTTTGTCAATAAACATCGGTCTTATCCTTGTGTCTTGACATTGATTAGATCATGAATGaccatttttttgttattactgAATATATAACCAAGGGTTGGTATCATTTTCCCCCATAACTATCGTAGCATTTGCATAGTTCATTCGTCTGACTGACTATTCTTTGGGAGAAACTAAGTCTTGTTTTGAAATTTGAGTTCCCATTAGgagatatatttgtttttcacaTGTATCAATCAAAACCGGTAATTATATAACCCTTGTGCGTTGGAAAATTCAGCTTCCCAATTCACAAAAGTGAACGTTTCATTGGTTCTCATGTTCCTTTCACGTTTGCTCAGCGTTGTTGGTTCTACCGATGATAACAACTAAAGAGTTAGCTTC includes these proteins:
- the LOC106352955 gene encoding LOW QUALITY PROTEIN: serine/threonine-protein kinase PAK 3 (The sequence of the model RefSeq protein was modified relative to this genomic sequence to represent the inferred CDS: inserted 1 base in 1 codon; deleted 1 base in 1 codon); translated protein: METPPAEQLLKKILELEENQEHLKQEMSRLKVSTEIRQRSHSVSPHRPPRRNIGGDGGPSPGGRAAPRRFATPRRCEGQPYPGPINLRAGVGGGPGGGDGGPSAGKFTDKQYLNILQSMAQAVHAFDLNMRIIFWNAMAEKLYGYSAAEALGENPINVIADDRDAAFAMNIARRCVRGESWTGEFPVKSKSGERFSAVTTCSPFYDDDGTLIGIICITSNTAPYLNPRISLAKLKAEEGETSFVTARNSFASKLGLDSKEAVISKLGLDSDQPIQTAIASKISNLASKVSNKVRSKMRACESSSATLSEGGSGDSHHSDHGGVFGATHSDHRDDAASSGASTPRGDFVQSPFGVFTCNEEKFHSKPFKDSSDESDEKPAIHKVLTSKAEEWMVKKGLSWPWKGNEQEGSKGRPTHSVWPWVQNGQGKDKTRQIIPSSVVKSESLAFESNKPATNNEGGSMWSSSLNATSTSSASSCGSTSSSVMNKIDDADSDGLEYEILWEDLTIGEQIGQGSCGTVYHGLWFGSDVAVKVFSKXEYSEDVIQSFRQEVLLMKRLRHPNVLLFMGAVTSPPRLCIVSEFLPRGSLFRLLQRNASKLDWRRRIHMALDIARGMNYLHHCSPPIVHRDLKSSNLLVDKNWTVKVADFGLSRIKHETYLTTKSGKGTPQWMAPEVLRNESADEKSDIYSFGVVLWELATEKIPWETLNAMQVIGAVGFMNQRLEIPKDIDPLWIALMESCWHSDTKLRPTFQELMDKLREMQRKSTIQLQASRAALRDNSPLKDN